Proteins encoded within one genomic window of Mustela erminea isolate mMusErm1 chromosome 21, mMusErm1.Pri, whole genome shotgun sequence:
- the LOC116581708 gene encoding beta-defensin 105A-like, producing MTLRRKMSSFVFAFFILVQFLSECQAGLEYSEPLPGGEFAPCERCWLGRGTCRRMCTEDEKVIGQCRMNFFCCRPKIN from the exons ATGACCCTAAGGAGAAAgatgtcttcttttgtctttgcctttttcattttggttcagTTTCTATCAG AGTGCCAGGCAGGACTGGAGTATTCTGAGCCACTTCCAGGAG GTGAGTTTGCTCCTTGTGAGCGGTGCTGGCTGGGCCGGGGAACATGCAGGAGGATGTGTACCGAGGACGAGAAGGTTATTGGACAATGCAGGATGAACTTCTTCTGTTGCCGACCGAAGATCAACTGA
- the LOC116581630 gene encoding beta-defensin 15-like, translated as MRTFLFVFALLFLLAPARNSFFDEKCFKFRGRCVNSCLKNEELVALCQKSLKCCLTRQPCLKSKDD; from the exons ATGAGGACGTTCCTCTTTGtctttgctcttctcttccttctggccCCAG CCAGGAATTCATTTTTTGATGAGAAATGCTTCAAGTTTCGTGGGAGATGTGTGAATTCTTGTCTGAAAAATGAAGAACTTGTTGCTCTCTGCCAGAAGTCTCTGAAATGCTGCCTGACACGCCAGCCATGCTTGAAGAGTAAAGATGATTAA